A segment of the Corallococcus silvisoli genome:
AAGAGGCGCACGCCCAGCCGCTCTTCCAGCCGGGCCACCGTCTTGCCCACGGCGGAGCGCGACAGGTGGAGCTTCACGGCGGCGGCGGAGAAGCCTCCGGCCTCCACCGCCTCCACGAAGACGGACACACCCTGAAGGGGATCGCTCACGGTTCGTCCATTGTCGCCCTGGCGGCGACAGTGAGGGGAGTTCTTGTCGCCACCGGCGAAGGCACGTCGCCAATATCTTCCTTCGCGAACCTGCTGCAAAGGAGTGGCGCGTGGGGACTGCGACGATGAGGCGTTGGGAGCTGGATGCGCTGGGGCGCGACCGGTTGCGACCGCGGACGGTGGAGATTCCGGAACCGGGACCGGGTGAGGTGTTGGTGAAGGTGGCGGCGGTGTCGCTGAACTACCGCGACCTGCGCGTCATCGAATCCGGAATGGGCCTGCCGCTGACCTTCCCCTTCACGCCGGCCTCGGACCTGGCGGGCGTGGTGACGGCCGTGGGCTCTGGGGTGACGCGCTTCGAGGTGGGGACGCGGGTGATCTCCACGTTCTCGCCGGGGCGCCTGGATGGACCGGCCCTGGGGACGGCGCGCGTGCCTCCGTACAAGACGCTGGGCGGTGCATATCCGGGGGTCCTCGCGGAGTACGTCGCGTTTCCGGAGGACTGGTTCGTGAAGGCTCCGGCCACGCTGGACGCGGGCGAGGCCAGCACCTTGCCGTGCGCGGGGCTGACGGCGTGGACCGCGCTCGTCGAATACGGCCCGGTTCGTCCGGGGCAGACGGTGCTGGTGCAGGGCACGGGCGGCGTCGCGTTGTTCGGCTTGCAGTTGGCGCGCGCGCAGGGGGCGGAGGTCATCGTGACGTCGGGGAGCGACGAGAAGCTGGCGCGCGCGAAGGCGCTGGGCGCGACGCACGTCATCCACCGGACGCGTGAGGACTGGGTGGAGGCTGTGTACCGCCTCACCGCGGATCGGGGCGTGGACCACATCCTGGAGCTGGCGGGTGGCGCGAACCTGGGGCGCTCCATCGAAGCGGTGGCGCTGCACGGCACCATCTCCGTGATTGGCGTGTTCGAAGGCTTCTCGGTGACGGGCCCCTCCGGACCGCTCCTGCTGAAGGAGCCGACCATCCGGGGGATCAACGTGGGGCACCGGCGGGCGCAGGAGGCGCTGGTCCGCGCGGTGGACTCCATGGGGCTCAAGCCGGTCATCGACGCGCGCTATCCGTTGGAGGCGCTGCCCGCCGCCCTGGAGCACCTGGGCCGGGGGGCGTTCGGGAAGATCGTGGTGGAGTCCCCCTGAGCCACGCGCCGGACTTCTGGATAGGGTGGGGGGCATGTCGTCGCGCCCCCCTGCTGAAAGCCCCCGTCGCTTCCACTCCGAGCCCCTGGTCGTCGTGCTGCGCCACCTGGAGGCGGCGTTGGTGTCGGGCACCGCGTCCATCGAAGTGCCGGATCCGGACCTGGGCCCCGGACGCTATGCAGGAGAGCGCGTGGAGGGTGGGCTCGTGCACCGGCCGCTGCGGAGCTGGTGCGACCTGGCGGAGGGGCTGTCGTGTCGGCTGCGCACGCCACGAGGCGTGGATGCCACGCATGTGAGGCTCACGTTCGAGCCGTTGGGCGCGGAGGCCCCGTGGCACGCCGGAGGAGGGGAGCGGACGGAGTCACCGCGGGAGCGCTATGGCTCCGCGTCCGACTTCGCCCGGGTGCGGAAGTTCGAGGACGCGGGCTTCCTACTGCCGTGGCTGGACGCGGTGGGGCGGCTGGCCTTGCCACCGGGCGCGCGGGTGCTGGACCTGGGCGTCAACCGAGGAGATGAGCTGGCCGCTTTCGAGGCGGTGGAAGGCGTCCGCTTCGTGGGCGTGGACCACAGCGCGAGCGCGCTCGCGGAGGCACGGGCGGCGTTCCCGGACGCACGTCATGCCTTCGTGCAGGCGGACCTGAACGCGCTGCCCGCGGACCTGGGGCGCTTCGACGCGGTGGTGTCGGTGGGCACGCTGCAGAGCCCGGGAGTGGATGATCACGCGCTCTTGCGCAGGCTGGTGCAGGAGCACCTGGAGCCCCGGGCCTCGCTGGTGCTGGGCTTCCCCAACTCACGCTTCCGCGACGGTGAGGTCGTGTACGGCGCGCGCGTGCGCAACCTGCGCGAGCCGGACCTGTCGCTGCTGGTGAAGGACCTGTCGTTCTACCGCCGCTATCTGCACCAGCACGGCTTCCGCACGTACCTGGGAGGCAAGTACGACCTGCTGCTCACGGCGGTGCGGGGACCGGCCTCGGGACCGGACGACGACGCGGCCTCATGAGTCAGTGCAGCACACCGTCCGCGGAGAGCCCCCATCGCGGGTCGAAGCCGTCGGTGGTGTAGGTCCGAGACCCTGGGTCCTCGCACCTGAGGCCAAGATGCGAGGACCTCTTTGGATCCAGCCCCGCGAGCCGCGCTGCCTTCTCGAAGACGGCCTCGGATGACAGCGAGGGATCCTCGCGCGCGGACTGGCAGGCCTCGGTCGCCACGGCGTGCAGGCGGTACAGCCCGCGGAGTTGGGCCGTCTCCGAATGGAAGAAGAGGAACACCGGGACGGCGAGGATGAGCGAGAGCGCGGACAGGAGCCGGGCCGCCTGGAGCGAGCGCGACCGGATGGCGACCCCGGAGATCACGAGGGCCACTCCCGTGACGGAGACGAGCGGGCTGCCCTGATATCCACGCAGGGCTTGGGGGAACGGGGCGAACAACAGCGCCGCCCCCAACAACAAGAGCGGCGTCAGGAACGGCATCACTCGCCAGCGTGTCGACTTCTCCTCGCGCCGAAGCCATGTGGTGGCCATGTCTTCCGGATCCTCCAAACCGAGGCGGTCACGCGGCGGTGGGTGGGGGGACAGCGGCTCGGGCAGCGGCATCCCGCTGTGACAGCTCGTACGCGGTGATGGGGCCCAGCAAGAGGCTGAACATCCAAAGGTAGAAGCCGATCGACGGGTAGAGCAGGTTGAGGTCCTGGCCCCCGCCCTCGTTGGCGGGCACGGGATTGAAGTACCAGCTCAGCGAGGACAGTCCCAGGAGGCTCGCGGCGACGCCGGTCCAGATGGCTCCCCGGTCCTTGCCCATGAGCAGCAGGACCAGCGTGATGGCGAACAGGGGATTGGCGTACCAGCCCAGCTGGAACGTGAACGCGCCGAGCCAGCCCATGAGCAGCAGGACCGCCCCCCACATCTCCTCTTCTTTCTGACCGCCGGCGTTGAGCACCGTCATCGCGGGCGTCGCGCAGGCCAGGAGGAACAGCACGGACGCGGCCGCCGAGGCGGCGAGCCGCGTCCGCATGTGTGACGGCGTGCTTCGGACACGAGGAGCGGGCTGGGTGGGCGCCATGCGAGCGCCTGACTCTACTCCATCGCGCGGGCGCGCAGCTTCTCCAGGGCCTGGGTCAGGCGACGCGCGCGGGTCTCCTCGCGCTTCGCCTCCGTGAGCGCCTGCGCGATCTCCTTCCGGTTCGTGAAGGAGAGCTTCGTGAACACGTCCCGAAGCGCGGGCTCCGCGTCGAGCGCGCGCTGGAGGTCGTCAGGGACCTCGACCTCACGAGGCGCCGTGTCCCGTTCCAGCACGATCTTCAACATCATGCCGTCCTGGATGTCCGCGGCCTCGCGCACCTGCTTGGTGAAGCCCAGGTAGGTCTTGCCGCCGTAGACCATCAACCGGCTCCGGAAGGGATGCCCGTTGACCGTGCCGACCACGGCGGGCCGTGCCTCGCCGTAGGTCTCGCGCCCGTCGAAGGGGCATTGGACGAAGCGGCCTCCCACGTCATTGGCCACTTCGAGCTTCGCCTTGAACGTCTGGGTCGCCACGTGCGGGTCGCTCCCTACTGAGGCTTGACGAACTTCAGCGCGAACCGGTCGCTGGTGCCGCGGCGCTCGCCCGCCGCGCTCGGACTGGAGCTCCAGTCGCGCGTGTCCTCGGGGTTGCGCCAGGCGTTGCTCTCCTCCTGGAGCTGGAAGCCTGCGGCCAGCACCTCGTCGCGAACCACCTGCTCATCGATGCGGTGCAGCGTCGAGCCGTCCGTGATGCCCGAGCCCGGCTTCGCGCTCGAGTCGAGGACGACGTAGACACCGCCGGGCTTGAGCGCCTGGAACACCGCCGCGTTCATCTTCGCCCGGTCCACGCCGAGCCACGGGGTGTCGTGGTAGATGATGTTGCTCACCACCACGTCCAGGTTGCTCGCTTCGGGAGGGAACTGCGCGTCCAGCTCCTGATCCAGGCGCACCATGTTCTGGTTCACCGGCCGCGCCAGCCGCTCCTGCCACGGCTTCCCCGCGAACCGCTCCAGCACCACCTTCGGGTTCTCGCCGTACACCTTGCCCGTGGGCCCCACCGCGCGCGCCAGCAGCTCCGTGGTGTAGCCACCGCCCGCCATCAGCTCCGCCACGCGCATGCCGGGCTTCGCGCCCACGAATTCAATGAGGGCCGCGGGGTGACGGCCCGCGTCCAGCTTGCGGTCCGCCTCCGTGCGGTCCGGTGCGTCCACCAGTGCCTGCGCCGACACGGGCGCTGTCTGGGATTGAGAGGGCGACGTCGGGGTCGCCGACGTCGAGTGGGAACATCCCGTAAGCCACAGGAACGAAGCCGTCATCAGTGCGTAGCGCATGGGCGCCATATACGTCCGGCCGCCGCCTTTACTCCCGAAAAAAGCCGGGCGGCTGTCCGCTCCCGGGACGCGCCGTGCCATGAGCGGACACTGATGGCGGGGGAGACCGTGCCCTGTCCGGGCGGAGGGCCGGTGGCGCTAGAGTTGCAGCCCGACAGGAATTGATGCCATGTCCCAACTCCTCCAAGACGTCCGTCTGTCGTTGCGCCGGATGCGCCGCGAGCCCGCGTTCACGACGGTGGTCGCGGCCACGCTCGCGCTCGCCATCGGTGCCACCACGGCGATCTTCAGCCTGGTGTAGCAGGTGCTGCTCCGGCCCCTTCCGTACCCTGAACCGGAGGAGCTGGTTCACCTGTACCAGTCCACGCCCCAGCGCGAGCGGGGCGGGGTGTCCGTGTCGTACCTCCGCGCGTGGCGCGAGCACTCCAGTGCCTTCCAAGGTATCGAAGGTGTCACGGCGCTGGACTTCACGCTGACCGGTGGGGGACCGGCACAGCGCGTGCGCGCGGGGCTCACGACCCCGGGCCTCCTGCCGCCGGGCGATGGGCGTCGCGGTGGGGGCGGTGGGCCTCGCGCGGCCTGTCCGGCGTGAGCACGTTCGACGCCATGACGTTCATCGGTGTGCCGCTGTTGCTGGGCATGGTGGCCCTGCTGGCTTCCCGCCCGCCGCGCGCTGCGCGTGTCGCTGGCCATCGCGCTGCGCAGCGATGAGTGAAGCCCGGGTGCGGGCTCATGGCGCGGTGTCGTAGGCCGGGGGCGCGACCCTGGGCAGGCGGACCGTGAAGGTCGTGCCGTCCTCCGCGCTGGACGTCGCGCTCACGTGGCCTCCGTGCGCGCGCGCCACCTGCTGCACGATGTAGAGCCCCAGCCCGACGCCTCGGGAAGCCCGTCCCTGTTCGTGGGGGCCGCGCCGCATGGCCTGGAAGAGGCTGGGCAGCATGTCCGGTGGGATGGGGCGGCCCCGGTTGTGGACCTCCAGCATCAGGTCCGCGCCGTCCTCTCTCGTGGCCACGCGGACCGGGGCGTTGGGATCGCCATAGCGGAGGGCGTTGGTGACCAGGTTCTGCACCACCTGTCCCAGGCGCTCTTCGTCCCATTCGCCTCGGCCGTCGCCCTGCTGCTCCAGCACCACCTGTCGCTCCGGGAACGCCAGCTGGACCTCCTCCAGCGACTGGCGGGCGGCCTCGTGGAAGTCCATGGGCCTGCGGTGCACGGGGAGCCCTCCGCCCAGCCGTGATTGCGTCACGTCCAGCAGGTCGCGGATGAGGCGGTTCGCGCGCTCGGCGCTGCTGATGATGCGGCCCGCGTTCTTCGTCGCGCGCTCGCCCAGGTCGTCGCGCTGGAGCAGGGCGTGCGCGGACAGGAGGATGGCGTTGAGCGGGTTGCGGAGGTCGTGGCTGACGATGCCGATGAGCTGCTTTTCGAACTCCGCGCGCTCCCGTGCCTCCGCCTCGCGGCGGTGAAGCTCGGTGATGTCGCGGCTCGCCGTGGCGACGCCGATGTCCTCCCCCGTCCTGGCGTCGCGCAGCGTGAAGAGGTTGTAGTGCACGGGCACGGTGGCGCCGGTGCGGAAGTTCCGGAAGCGGAACTCTCCCTCCCAGCGTCCCTCCTCGCGCAGGCGCGGCATGATGACGTCGCGCACGAAGGGCCGGTCTTCCTCCTGGAAGTAGTCGAGCACCTGCGTCTTCCGCACGGCTTCCAGCCCGTCCAGTCCCACCATCCGCTGGCCCGCCTCGTTGACGTACACCGCGTGTCCGTCCGGGTTGGCGATGCCCATGAAGTCCGAGGACTGCTCCACCACGGCGGTCAGCTTCTCGCGCTCCTGCTCCGCCCGGCGTTGCTCCTGCCGGGCCCGCGCCGCGGCGAGGTTGCCCTCCACGCGCGCCAGCAGCTCGCGCGCGGAGAACGGCTTGACCAGGTAGTCGGTGGCGCCCATGCGCAGCCCCTCCACCGTGGCTTCCTCCCCGGCGCGCGCCGACAGGAGGATGACGGGCACGTGTTGGGTCCTCGGGGTTTCGCGCAGCTGGCGAATGAACCCGAAGCCATCCAGCCCCGGCATCATCACGTCGCTCAGGATGAGGTCCGGCACGCGGACCTGGCACGCCTCCAGCGCCTCCAGTCCGTTGTCCGCGACCGTCACCTCGAAGCGCTCCGCCAGCAGCCTGCCCACGTACGCGCGCATGTCCGCGTTGTCATCCACGAACAGGATGTGGCCGCCCGTCCTCCTCGTGGTGGGCGAGGGGACGGACGTGTCCGGTTCGGGGCGGGTCTCCGGTCCCAGCCATCCGGAGGCTTCCTCCAGGAACGCCGCCGCGGTCGTTCTCGGCGAGGCCCGCGTCGGCCCGGGCGCCTTCCCGGTTCCCAGGGAAGGATGGGGAGCTGACGCCTCGTGGGTGGGGAGCGTGACGGTGAAGGTGCTGCCCTGGCCGGAGACGCTCTCCACGTGGACGTCGCCTCCGTGCTGCCGCACCAGCTCCCGCACCAGGGCGAGTCCGATGCCGCTGCCCTCGTAGCTGCGCCCGTGCGCGCCCTCTACCCGGTGGAAGCGGTCGAAGATGCGCGGCAGCTCCTCGGGAGGGATGCCCGTGCCGGTGTCCGCCACGCGCAGCGCCACCTGGGAGCCCTCCCACCGCAGGCTCACGTGGATGCCGCCGTGGTGGGTGAACTTGAACGCGTTGGAGATGAGGTTGAGGACGATCTTCTCCCACTGCTCCGGGTCCACGCTCACGGCGTGTGGCAGCGGGGGACAGTCCACGACGAGCGACAGGCCCGCGCGCTCCACCGTGGAACGGAAGCCGCTGGCCAGCCCTCCGGTGAGCGTGGCGAGGTCCGTGGGCACCTCGCTCGTGTGGATGCGGCCCGCTTCGATGCGGGAGAAGTCCAGCAGTGTGTTGACGAGCTTGAGCAGCCGCAGGCCGTTGCGGTGCACCGTCCGCTGCCGTTCGAGCTGACGGGGCCCCAGCGGCTCCAGTGCGTCCTGGAGGCCGTCCTCCACGGGCCCCAGCATCAGCGCCAGGGGCGTGCGGAACTCGTGGCTCACATTGCTGAAGAAGTCCGTCTTCGCGCGGTCCAGCGCGGCCAGGGCTTCCGCGCGGCGGCGCTCCTCCTCGCGCGCCTGGGCGCCGGAGATCGCCGTCGTCACGCCTCGGGCCAGCAGCTCCAGGAAGCCGCGGTACTTCGCGTCGAGCGCCAGCCGGGGGCTCAGGCCCGTCACCAGGAAGCCCGCGGGCCGCGCATGGCCGGCGCGAGGCAGGGCTTGCACCCACGCGGAGGCCGTCCCCTCTGGCCACGGCCCCGCGGCCACGGTGCTCGACTCCCCGGGCAGCTTCTCCCAGAGGAAGGCGGCGCCGGTGCGGGGGACGGGGCCCAGGGGCCAGGGGAGGTCCGTCGCCGGGAGGTCTTCCGGGAGGGCGAGGGTCTCCGGGGCCAGCTCGCCGCCCCGGGCGAGTCCGCTCGTTCCCGCGAGGTGGACCGCGCCGGTGGTGTCATCCACCCGATAGAGCAGGGCGAAGGGCACGTCGTGCGGGTTGGTGGCGATGACTCGCAGCGCTTCGCGGCAGGCTTCGTCCGTGGTCGCCTGCTCCGTGGTGGTCGCGCCCAGCTCGCGCAGGGTGTCGAGCCGCCGGGTGCCCACCACTTGACCGGTGGTTTCGGTGAGCGCGGCGAAGATGCCGCCCACGCCGCCGGACTCGTCGCGCACGGGCGAGTGGCTGTAGGTGAAGTAGCACTCCTCGACGAAGCCGTTCCGGTCGAGCGGCATCATCAAGTTCTCGACGAAGATGGCCTCGCCCGTCTGGCGGATGCGCTCCCAGTCTGGGCCCAGCATGTGCCAGACCTCCGGCCAGGTGACGGCGGCCTCCTGTCCCAGGGCCGAGGGGTGCTTGGTGCGGCCGCAGATGGGGCGGTACGCGTCGTTGTAGAGCTGGACGTACTTCGGGCCCCACGCGAGGTAGAGGGGGTAGTCCGACGCGAGCAGGATGCCGATGGTGGTTCGCAGTGACTGGGGCCACGTCTCCACCGGCCCCAGGGCCGTGTTCGCCCAGTCCACCTGTCGCATCAGGGCGCCACAGGCGCCTCCGCCCCGAAGGACGTCGTCCACCGCGCTCATGCGTCTCCACGCTCGGATGCGCCTTCCCTGGTGGAAGGCCAGCCCAGG
Coding sequences within it:
- a CDS encoding zinc-dependent alcohol dehydrogenase family protein — its product is MRRWELDALGRDRLRPRTVEIPEPGPGEVLVKVAAVSLNYRDLRVIESGMGLPLTFPFTPASDLAGVVTAVGSGVTRFEVGTRVISTFSPGRLDGPALGTARVPPYKTLGGAYPGVLAEYVAFPEDWFVKAPATLDAGEASTLPCAGLTAWTALVEYGPVRPGQTVLVQGTGGVALFGLQLARAQGAEVIVTSGSDEKLARAKALGATHVIHRTREDWVEAVYRLTADRGVDHILELAGGANLGRSIEAVALHGTISVIGVFEGFSVTGPSGPLLLKEPTIRGINVGHRRAQEALVRAVDSMGLKPVIDARYPLEALPAALEHLGRGAFGKIVVESP
- a CDS encoding class I SAM-dependent methyltransferase, with product MSSRPPAESPRRFHSEPLVVVLRHLEAALVSGTASIEVPDPDLGPGRYAGERVEGGLVHRPLRSWCDLAEGLSCRLRTPRGVDATHVRLTFEPLGAEAPWHAGGGERTESPRERYGSASDFARVRKFEDAGFLLPWLDAVGRLALPPGARVLDLGVNRGDELAAFEAVEGVRFVGVDHSASALAEARAAFPDARHAFVQADLNALPADLGRFDAVVSVGTLQSPGVDDHALLRRLVQEHLEPRASLVLGFPNSRFRDGEVVYGARVRNLREPDLSLLVKDLSFYRRYLHQHGFRTYLGGKYDLLLTAVRGPASGPDDDAAS
- a CDS encoding YdeI/OmpD-associated family protein, which encodes MATQTFKAKLEVANDVGGRFVQCPFDGRETYGEARPAVVGTVNGHPFRSRLMVYGGKTYLGFTKQVREAADIQDGMMLKIVLERDTAPREVEVPDDLQRALDAEPALRDVFTKLSFTNRKEIAQALTEAKREETRARRLTQALEKLRARAME
- a CDS encoding class I SAM-dependent methyltransferase produces the protein MSAQALVDAPDRTEADRKLDAGRHPAALIEFVGAKPGMRVAELMAGGGYTTELLARAVGPTGKVYGENPKVVLERFAGKPWQERLARPVNQNMVRLDQELDAQFPPEASNLDVVVSNIIYHDTPWLGVDRAKMNAAVFQALKPGGVYVVLDSSAKPGSGITDGSTLHRIDEQVVRDEVLAAGFQLQEESNAWRNPEDTRDWSSSPSAAGERRGTSDRFALKFVKPQ
- a CDS encoding ATP-binding protein, whose translation is MSAVDDVLRGGGACGALMRQVDWANTALGPVETWPQSLRTTIGILLASDYPLYLAWGPKYVQLYNDAYRPICGRTKHPSALGQEAAVTWPEVWHMLGPDWERIRQTGEAIFVENLMMPLDRNGFVEECYFTYSHSPVRDESGGVGGIFAALTETTGQVVGTRRLDTLRELGATTTEQATTDEACREALRVIATNPHDVPFALLYRVDDTTGAVHLAGTSGLARGGELAPETLALPEDLPATDLPWPLGPVPRTGAAFLWEKLPGESSTVAAGPWPEGTASAWVQALPRAGHARPAGFLVTGLSPRLALDAKYRGFLELLARGVTTAISGAQAREEERRRAEALAALDRAKTDFFSNVSHEFRTPLALMLGPVEDGLQDALEPLGPRQLERQRTVHRNGLRLLKLVNTLLDFSRIEAGRIHTSEVPTDLATLTGGLASGFRSTVERAGLSLVVDCPPLPHAVSVDPEQWEKIVLNLISNAFKFTHHGGIHVSLRWEGSQVALRVADTGTGIPPEELPRIFDRFHRVEGAHGRSYEGSGIGLALVRELVRQHGGDVHVESVSGQGSTFTVTLPTHEASAPHPSLGTGKAPGPTRASPRTTAAAFLEEASGWLGPETRPEPDTSVPSPTTRRTGGHILFVDDNADMRAYVGRLLAERFEVTVADNGLEALEACQVRVPDLILSDVMMPGLDGFGFIRQLRETPRTQHVPVILLSARAGEEATVEGLRMGATDYLVKPFSARELLARVEGNLAAARARQEQRRAEQEREKLTAVVEQSSDFMGIANPDGHAVYVNEAGQRMVGLDGLEAVRKTQVLDYFQEEDRPFVRDVIMPRLREEGRWEGEFRFRNFRTGATVPVHYNLFTLRDARTGEDIGVATASRDITELHRREAEARERAEFEKQLIGIVSHDLRNPLNAILLSAHALLQRDDLGERATKNAGRIISSAERANRLIRDLLDVTQSRLGGGLPVHRRPMDFHEAARQSLEEVQLAFPERQVVLEQQGDGRGEWDEERLGQVVQNLVTNALRYGDPNAPVRVATREDGADLMLEVHNRGRPIPPDMLPSLFQAMRRGPHEQGRASRGVGLGLYIVQQVARAHGGHVSATSSAEDGTTFTVRLPRVAPPAYDTAP